Proteins co-encoded in one Pedosphaera parvula Ellin514 genomic window:
- the fusA gene encoding elongation factor G produces MNNNQNLVHREFPITRLRNIGIAAHIDAGKTTLTERVLLYTGAIHRAGEVHDGTTTTDFNPIEQSKGITIFAAAVSCTWTPRDESALGITKLAAGQAHRLNIIDTPGHVDFTAEVERSLRVLDGAVTVFSGVEGVQPQSETVWRQADKYRVPRIAFINKMDRVGADFAHVVAELNQKLGANAWPVLWPLGSEDQLVGQLDIINEVAVLFREGRAGGYTVEDVPPEALALVAGQRAELVSRIAECDDEVAAFWLENKPVPPTLLKAAVRRATIANRFVPVIGGSAYKFVGIQPLLDAIVDFLPSPADLPAVETHALDGEEPVMVSAEDAAQLAALAFKIVTDPTTGRLVMVRLYSGTLRKGDRVLNPRTHREDRIGRLVRVHADRREEIAVAFAGEIVAVAGLRGLATGDTLCSAERPLLMEPPVFPEPVVSMAIEPARSTDLQRLAGHLQMLSEDDPTFRVSTHPETGQTLIAGMGELHLDVVRERLRTELRVETVVGAPEIAYRETITVEAEADHLLKKQNGGVGMYARVILSVKPAPRGNGVTIENRVTGGNIPSQFHSSVRKGIEDATRNGVLGYQLVDAHVSVLDGAAHVKDSNDLAFRLAAADALRIALRRAGPVLLEPVMKVELSTPADYQGDLLADLNRRRSKVLGMESRVTGAVVNAEVPLSELWGYANAIRSLSRGRAAYSMTPSHFAQVPNSVANALLKEAA; encoded by the coding sequence ATGAACAACAACCAAAACCTCGTCCATCGCGAGTTTCCGATCACGCGTCTCCGCAACATCGGCATCGCGGCGCACATCGACGCCGGCAAGACCACGCTCACAGAACGCGTGTTGCTCTATACTGGCGCTATTCATCGTGCCGGGGAAGTCCATGATGGCACCACGACCACGGACTTTAACCCCATTGAGCAAAGCAAAGGTATCACCATCTTTGCCGCCGCGGTCTCGTGCACCTGGACGCCACGCGATGAATCCGCCCTTGGCATCACTAAGCTTGCTGCGGGTCAGGCGCATCGACTCAACATCATCGATACTCCCGGCCACGTCGATTTCACGGCTGAAGTCGAACGTTCCCTGCGCGTGCTCGATGGTGCCGTCACGGTGTTCAGCGGCGTTGAGGGTGTTCAACCCCAAAGCGAAACCGTCTGGCGTCAGGCTGACAAATACCGCGTCCCGCGCATTGCGTTCATTAACAAGATGGATCGCGTCGGAGCGGATTTTGCCCATGTGGTCGCCGAACTGAATCAAAAGCTCGGCGCCAACGCATGGCCTGTGCTCTGGCCACTCGGCAGTGAAGATCAACTCGTCGGACAATTGGACATCATCAACGAAGTCGCTGTCCTGTTCCGTGAAGGGCGTGCGGGTGGCTATACTGTCGAGGACGTGCCGCCTGAAGCTCTCGCCTTGGTGGCCGGTCAACGCGCTGAACTCGTCTCCCGCATTGCGGAATGCGATGACGAAGTCGCCGCGTTTTGGCTGGAAAACAAACCGGTGCCGCCCACGTTGTTGAAAGCCGCCGTGCGTCGCGCGACCATTGCCAACCGGTTCGTGCCGGTGATTGGCGGCAGCGCGTACAAATTCGTCGGCATCCAACCGTTGCTTGATGCCATCGTGGATTTTCTGCCCAGTCCGGCAGACCTCCCCGCAGTGGAAACGCATGCACTGGATGGAGAAGAACCGGTGATGGTGTCAGCTGAGGATGCTGCTCAGCTCGCTGCTTTGGCGTTTAAGATCGTGACCGATCCCACCACGGGTCGGCTCGTCATGGTGCGCCTGTACTCGGGTACTCTGCGCAAAGGCGATCGTGTGCTCAACCCGCGCACTCACAGGGAAGACCGCATTGGCCGACTGGTGCGCGTGCATGCAGACCGGCGTGAAGAAATCGCCGTTGCCTTTGCTGGCGAAATCGTCGCGGTCGCGGGACTGCGGGGCCTTGCCACGGGTGACACGTTGTGCAGCGCAGAACGGCCATTGCTGATGGAGCCGCCTGTGTTTCCTGAACCGGTCGTCAGCATGGCCATCGAACCGGCGCGTTCAACCGACCTGCAACGCCTCGCCGGGCATCTCCAGATGCTCAGCGAAGACGATCCGACTTTCCGTGTGTCTACGCATCCGGAAACCGGGCAAACGTTGATCGCCGGCATGGGTGAACTGCATCTGGACGTCGTGCGTGAGCGGCTGCGAACCGAATTGCGTGTGGAAACCGTGGTCGGCGCTCCGGAGATTGCCTACCGCGAGACTATCACAGTGGAAGCCGAAGCAGATCATCTGCTTAAAAAGCAAAATGGTGGGGTTGGCATGTATGCCCGCGTCATCTTGTCGGTGAAACCGGCTCCGCGCGGCAATGGCGTGACGATTGAGAACCGGGTTACGGGTGGAAACATCCCGAGCCAGTTCCACTCGTCCGTCCGCAAAGGCATTGAAGATGCCACGCGCAACGGTGTGTTGGGCTATCAGCTCGTGGATGCCCATGTCAGCGTCCTGGATGGCGCTGCGCACGTGAAGGACTCGAACGACCTGGCCTTCCGGCTCGCAGCTGCCGATGCCTTGCGCATCGCTCTACGACGTGCCGGTCCAGTGCTGTTGGAGCCGGTGATGAAGGTTGAACTCAGCACGCCAGCTGATTATCAGGGCGACTTGCTGGCTGACCTGAACCGTCGTCGCAGCAAAGTGCTCGGCATGGAGAGCCGTGTCACTGGTGCTGTTGTGAATGCCGAAGTGCCGCTCAGTGAATTGTGGGGCTATGCCAATGCCATTCGCAGCCTGAGCCGTGGCCGTGCTGCTTACAGCATGACCCCATCACACTTCGCGCAAGTGCCCAACTCGGTGGCGAACGCGCTGCTTAAGGAAGCCGCGTAA
- a CDS encoding ABC transporter permease, whose translation MVDKMVLLPIVDRELRVAARRPGTYWMRCVAATVVLVVFLVVLANGNVALRQMGPQLLNAMGVLALGFSMLAGVFLTADCLAEEKRDGTMGLLFLTDLKGYDVVLGKLVASSLHSFFGLLAVFPILGLSLLMGGVTGGEFARLLLVFGVTLFFSLNVGMFVSAICREARQAFLATLLIILTLSGVLPTLYWLVTLLGVGAAFDPPFWPSAPVAYHRAFDSSYQLISGPQRYWMAVGTIAAMGVACMIVASLLLPRTWQQEKTPRAMKNASDGTLSGLPRKPGEPIVLGNPMFWLGVRDPKVRRQALRVLVFMVPVALFFWVAAIGSSHFREAFTACIFTAYATHVVLKFLIATEASRRMNEDRRSGALELLLVTKMEVAEILKGQRQALWQVFRPALLVLAVGNVGLILTTLTFSRHLQMRTDELKIFFVMFAGGLVVLFLDFFAISTVGMWRGLNARKHHQAVLGTIGQILLTPWLMIFFMVFIQQGFRTAGGVVIAVLVWLSVGAVVGVFSAVGARNKLEQHLRSVAAGETGKT comes from the coding sequence ATGGTGGACAAGATGGTGTTGCTCCCGATAGTTGATCGCGAATTGCGCGTGGCGGCGCGGAGGCCGGGCACGTACTGGATGCGGTGTGTGGCCGCAACCGTGGTGTTGGTGGTGTTCCTGGTGGTGTTGGCGAATGGGAATGTGGCCTTGCGGCAAATGGGACCTCAATTATTGAATGCCATGGGAGTGCTGGCATTGGGATTCAGCATGTTGGCCGGGGTGTTTTTAACAGCAGATTGCCTGGCGGAGGAGAAGCGTGATGGGACGATGGGGTTGCTGTTTCTTACCGATCTCAAAGGATACGATGTGGTTTTGGGGAAGTTGGTTGCGAGTTCATTGCATTCCTTCTTCGGCTTGCTGGCAGTTTTTCCGATTCTGGGCTTGTCATTATTGATGGGAGGAGTGACGGGTGGTGAGTTTGCGCGATTGCTGCTGGTGTTTGGGGTGACATTGTTTTTCTCATTGAATGTTGGGATGTTCGTTTCGGCCATCTGCCGGGAAGCGCGGCAGGCATTCCTGGCTACCTTGCTGATTATTCTGACGCTATCCGGTGTGCTACCGACCCTTTACTGGCTGGTCACGCTGCTCGGGGTCGGAGCTGCCTTCGATCCTCCATTCTGGCCCAGTGCTCCGGTGGCGTATCACAGAGCGTTCGATTCCAGCTATCAGTTGATCAGCGGCCCCCAGCGATATTGGATGGCAGTGGGCACCATAGCTGCGATGGGAGTTGCCTGTATGATAGTGGCGAGTTTGTTATTGCCTCGAACCTGGCAGCAGGAGAAGACGCCAAGGGCAATGAAGAATGCCAGCGATGGAACCTTATCCGGGCTCCCAAGGAAACCGGGCGAGCCGATTGTCCTCGGCAATCCGATGTTCTGGCTGGGTGTGCGTGATCCCAAGGTGCGACGGCAGGCACTGAGAGTGCTGGTATTCATGGTGCCGGTAGCACTTTTCTTTTGGGTGGCTGCGATAGGTTCCAGCCATTTCCGCGAAGCATTTACTGCCTGCATTTTTACAGCCTATGCGACGCATGTGGTTCTCAAGTTTCTTATTGCGACGGAAGCAAGCCGGCGAATGAATGAGGACCGGCGTAGCGGGGCCCTGGAGTTGCTGTTGGTAACAAAGATGGAGGTGGCGGAGATATTAAAGGGCCAAAGGCAGGCGCTGTGGCAAGTCTTCCGGCCGGCGTTGCTGGTGCTGGCGGTGGGGAACGTGGGGCTGATTTTGACCACGCTCACCTTTTCGAGGCACCTCCAGATGCGAACGGACGAGTTAAAGATTTTTTTCGTAATGTTTGCCGGCGGTTTGGTCGTGTTGTTCCTGGATTTCTTCGCCATAAGCACGGTGGGAATGTGGAGAGGGTTGAATGCAAGGAAGCATCATCAAGCTGTGCTGGGGACTATTGGACAGATTTTACTGACGCCCTGGCTCATGATTTTCTTCATGGTTTTTATACAGCAGGGATTCAGGACGGCCGGTGGAGTGGTGATCGCGGTGCTGGTCTGGCTGTCTGTGGGGGCGGTGGTGGGTGTGTTCAGCGCCGTGGGCGCAAGGAACAAATTGGAGCAGCATCTGCGATCCGTGGCAGCGGGCGAGACAGGAAAAACCTAG
- a CDS encoding LysR substrate-binding domain-containing protein, with translation MELRHLRYFQAVAEELSFSRAARRLHIAQPALSRAIKQLEAILGANVFERSRHHVRLTPAGSVLLRETTMLLEHFEESLRRVRRTAAGEEGELRLGYIGPPTQPFLGRLLREYRKRFPLVTIHLEERTPQRVWEMVAKGRLSAAITRPVLTNEALGLRTVVLKQERLGIVVPVAHPFAKRRYVPWTALAREPLIVLARREGMGLHDAVIAGCRRAGVTPRLAHTPSLIGTVMSYVEACAGIGVVTESVAAPSPAVRFILLKPVQCVPLVLVWQEDEDSPPVQRFRELLFEWNSAGKLWND, from the coding sequence ATGGAACTGCGGCATCTTCGATATTTTCAAGCCGTGGCCGAGGAATTGAGCTTTTCTCGCGCCGCCCGCCGGTTGCACATCGCTCAACCGGCATTAAGTCGCGCCATCAAACAGTTGGAAGCCATCCTCGGCGCTAATGTCTTCGAACGTTCCCGCCATCATGTGCGCCTCACTCCGGCCGGCTCCGTCCTGCTTCGCGAAACAACCATGCTGCTGGAACACTTCGAAGAATCCCTTCGCCGCGTTCGTCGCACCGCTGCCGGAGAAGAAGGCGAACTTCGCCTGGGCTACATCGGTCCGCCGACACAACCTTTCCTCGGCCGCTTGCTCCGCGAATATCGCAAACGCTTTCCCCTCGTAACCATCCACCTGGAGGAACGCACCCCGCAACGTGTTTGGGAAATGGTTGCCAAAGGTCGCCTCTCCGCTGCCATCACCCGTCCAGTGCTTACGAATGAAGCCCTGGGTTTGCGCACCGTCGTCTTAAAGCAGGAAAGACTCGGCATTGTGGTGCCGGTGGCCCACCCATTCGCGAAACGCCGCTACGTCCCCTGGACTGCGCTCGCGCGCGAACCCCTGATTGTCCTCGCCCGCCGCGAAGGCATGGGCCTGCATGATGCCGTAATTGCCGGATGCCGTCGTGCTGGCGTCACGCCCCGCCTCGCTCATACGCCCAGCCTTATCGGCACCGTGATGAGTTACGTGGAAGCCTGCGCTGGAATCGGTGTGGTGACCGAATCGGTCGCTGCCCCCAGTCCTGCCGTCCGCTTCATTCTGCTAAAACCCGTTCAATGCGTCCCGTTGGTATTGGTCTGGCAGGAGGACGAAGACTCGCCTCCGGTCCAACGTTTTCGCGAGTTACTCTTTGAATGGAACAGCGCCGGCAAACTCTGGAACGACTGA
- a CDS encoding ABC transporter substrate-binding protein, translated as MNNFKWVFTGMLGALLLAGCKKDAEISAADANKVKVGYIGLTCEAPIFTAVEKGFFKEEGLDVSLVKCEWANYKDVLALGGFDVTHHLVMYFLKPIEQGLDVKFTGGIHRGCLRVQAAAAGNIKSVKDLRGKRIGVPGMGTPPFIFANRVLGANGIDPSKEITWLVFPAGELGLALDKGEVDAVADSEPIGSMLIAQGKVRNVADQAADMPYSEEYCCAVLVNGKFLAKNPKASAAATRALLKAAKWVEANPVAAAKLSVEKKYLASTVEQNAISISHLRYVPSVSGAETAVRLASAEMKRAGMLSASTDVDDLAKRAFVHLDGVSDQWLDSLKVEKLAGNQVPQSWVIREYAKNNPADVFCAACLLPTK; from the coding sequence ATGAACAACTTTAAATGGGTATTTACGGGAATGCTGGGGGCTTTGCTCCTGGCCGGCTGCAAAAAGGATGCAGAAATCTCTGCGGCTGATGCAAATAAGGTGAAGGTGGGCTATATCGGGTTGACTTGTGAAGCGCCGATCTTTACCGCCGTCGAAAAAGGTTTTTTCAAGGAAGAGGGATTGGACGTCTCGCTTGTGAAATGCGAGTGGGCAAATTACAAGGATGTCCTGGCGTTGGGTGGATTTGATGTGACGCATCATCTGGTGATGTATTTCCTGAAGCCGATTGAGCAGGGTTTGGATGTGAAGTTTACGGGTGGTATCCATCGTGGTTGCCTGCGAGTTCAGGCGGCGGCAGCGGGAAATATAAAGTCAGTCAAGGACTTGCGCGGGAAACGTATTGGTGTGCCCGGAATGGGAACCCCTCCGTTTATTTTCGCCAATCGCGTGCTTGGCGCCAATGGCATTGACCCGAGCAAGGAGATCACGTGGCTGGTATTTCCGGCGGGTGAGTTGGGGCTGGCTTTGGATAAAGGTGAGGTGGATGCCGTGGCGGACTCGGAACCGATCGGGAGCATGTTGATCGCCCAAGGCAAGGTGCGCAACGTGGCGGACCAGGCGGCAGATATGCCCTACAGCGAGGAATATTGCTGTGCGGTGCTGGTGAACGGAAAATTCCTCGCGAAGAATCCGAAGGCTTCGGCGGCGGCGACTCGTGCTTTATTGAAGGCGGCAAAATGGGTGGAAGCCAATCCAGTTGCAGCGGCGAAGCTCTCAGTGGAAAAGAAGTATCTCGCGTCGACGGTGGAACAGAATGCCATCTCGATCTCACACCTGCGTTACGTGCCGAGTGTTTCGGGCGCGGAGACGGCGGTTAGATTGGCCTCGGCTGAAATGAAACGGGCCGGGATGCTGAGTGCATCCACGGATGTTGACGATTTGGCGAAGCGCGCATTTGTGCACCTCGACGGGGTTTCCGATCAATGGCTTGACTCGCTTAAAGTTGAGAAGCTGGCGGGCAATCAGGTGCCTCAAAGTTGGGTGATCCGCGAGTACGCGAAAAACAACCCGGCGGATGTCTTTTGCGCGGCCTGTTTGTTACCAACGAAATGA